Proteins from one Candidatus Eisenbacteria bacterium genomic window:
- a CDS encoding acylphosphatase, producing the protein MPRLHVLVRGRVQGVGFRWFVLKRARDLGLSGQVRNRPDGTVEAEAEGARSALEEWLERLREGPAGARVERVHETWGEETSGFKGFEIVH; encoded by the coding sequence ATGCCTCGTCTTCACGTCCTCGTTCGCGGCCGCGTTCAGGGAGTGGGCTTCCGCTGGTTCGTCCTGAAGCGGGCACGCGACCTCGGTCTCAGCGGGCAGGTTCGGAATCGCCCGGACGGGACCGTGGAGGCCGAAGCGGAAGGCGCTCGCAGCGCGCTCGAGGAGTGGCTCGAGCGGTTGCGTGAGGGGCCGGCGGGCGCTCGAGTCGAGCGCGTCCACGAAACCTGGGGCGAAGAGACGTCGGGATTCAAAGGGTTCGAGATCGTCCATTAG
- the surE gene encoding 5'/3'-nucleotidase SurE: MNILITNDDGIHAPALVALQRALSEIGAVTVVVPDRDQSATSHSLTLHRPLRIHRHDGNRFSVDGTPTDCVLIAWHGLLEHKPDLVVSGINHGPNMGEDVFYSGTVAAAIEGAMQGVPAIAASLVTRETADFVEPARFIRDLASEVMRRGSSGKQVLNVNLPHRPWSEVRGVRFTKLGTRVYTDTLIEKTDPRGRAYYWIGGREPVWQADEGTDFQAVSEGYISVTPLALDLTDYRAVVDMERWNLEP, from the coding sequence ATGAACATCCTCATCACCAACGACGACGGCATCCACGCGCCCGCGCTCGTGGCCCTGCAGCGCGCGCTCTCGGAGATCGGCGCGGTGACCGTGGTGGTGCCCGACCGGGACCAGAGCGCGACGTCGCACTCGCTCACGCTCCACCGGCCGCTGCGGATCCATCGACACGACGGCAACCGCTTCAGCGTGGACGGCACGCCCACGGACTGCGTGCTCATCGCCTGGCACGGATTGCTCGAGCACAAGCCGGATCTGGTGGTCTCCGGCATCAACCACGGACCGAACATGGGGGAGGACGTCTTCTATTCGGGAACCGTGGCCGCCGCGATCGAGGGCGCGATGCAGGGGGTGCCGGCGATCGCCGCCTCGCTGGTGACCCGGGAGACCGCGGACTTCGTGGAGCCGGCGCGGTTCATCCGCGACCTCGCCTCGGAGGTGATGCGCCGCGGATCGAGCGGCAAGCAGGTGCTGAACGTGAACCTGCCCCATCGGCCGTGGAGCGAGGTTCGCGGCGTGCGGTTCACGAAGCTCGGCACCCGCGTCTACACCGACACGCTAATCGAGAAGACCGATCCCCGCGGACGCGCCTATTATTGGATCGGAGGGCGGGAGCCGGTGTGGCAGGCCGATGAAGGCACCGACTTCCAGGCCGTGAGCGAGGGGTACATCTCGGTGACGCCGCTGGCCCTCGATCTCACCGACTATCGGGCGGTGGTGGACATGGAGCGCTGGAATCTCGAGCCGTGA
- a CDS encoding protein-L-isoaspartate(D-aspartate) O-methyltransferase, with product MKEQGTKDFTIARRRMIEEQLVARGIRDPRVLEAMATVPRDRFVDASLWPRAYGDHALPTVEGQTISQPWIVARMLELADLSPEQRVLEIGTGSGYQTALLARIVERVFSVERVPSLLRAARTRLDQLGITNVVLRHGDGSLGWQEYAPYARVLVTAAAPRVPRALMDQLDERGVLVIPVGGPRLQYLEVWKRAATNRWEHVRHSECRFVPLVGRDAWPEGEDPREAPHE from the coding sequence GTGAAAGAGCAGGGCACCAAGGACTTCACGATCGCCCGGCGACGGATGATCGAAGAGCAGCTCGTCGCCCGCGGGATTCGCGACCCGCGGGTGCTCGAGGCCATGGCCACGGTCCCGCGCGACCGCTTCGTGGACGCGAGCCTATGGCCGCGCGCCTACGGGGATCATGCGCTGCCGACCGTCGAAGGGCAGACCATCTCGCAGCCCTGGATCGTGGCGCGCATGCTCGAGCTGGCCGATCTTTCACCCGAGCAGCGCGTGCTCGAGATCGGCACCGGAAGCGGTTACCAGACGGCGCTGCTGGCGCGAATCGTCGAGCGCGTGTTCAGCGTGGAGCGCGTGCCGTCGTTGCTGCGCGCGGCGCGCACCCGGCTCGATCAGCTCGGCATCACGAACGTCGTGCTACGCCATGGTGACGGGAGCCTCGGGTGGCAGGAGTACGCCCCCTATGCTAGGGTGCTCGTCACCGCTGCGGCACCCCGCGTCCCTCGGGCCTTGATGGACCAGCTCGATGAGCGGGGTGTTTTGGTGATTCCCGTAGGGGGTCCGCGCTTGCAGTACCTCGAGGTCTGGAAGCGCGCGGCGACGAACCGGTGGGAGCACGTGCGTCATAGCGAGTGCCGCTTCGTTCCACTGGTCGGCCGCGACGCCTGGCCCGAGGGTGAGGACCCACGCGAAGCGCCGCACGAATGA
- a CDS encoding glycosyltransferase family 2 protein produces MMRVAALIPAYQAAERLGEVLLGLQALEASPEVLVVDDGSRDATAQVARQYGARVLSFAANRGKGHALLAGFEALRDYDGVVTLDADGQHPPECFPAFVEAAQGGADLVLGVRARTPSMPPARRFANAFSSGWTTWLAGQTVTDSQSGYRLYTGRLLRRTPITPGRYEVETEVVVRASRLGFRFTEVVIPTVYGDAGSHIHPFRDVPRIGSVLVRLTLERLAPPRVMREAQRGEPA; encoded by the coding sequence ATGATGCGCGTCGCCGCGCTGATCCCGGCCTACCAGGCGGCCGAGCGGCTGGGCGAGGTGCTGCTCGGACTCCAGGCCCTGGAGGCGTCCCCCGAGGTGCTGGTGGTCGACGACGGGTCGCGGGACGCGACGGCCCAAGTCGCCCGCCAATACGGCGCGCGCGTTCTCTCCTTCGCCGCCAACCGCGGCAAGGGCCACGCGCTGCTCGCCGGCTTCGAGGCGCTGCGCGACTACGACGGCGTGGTCACGCTGGATGCCGACGGACAGCATCCGCCCGAGTGCTTTCCCGCCTTCGTCGAGGCCGCGCAGGGAGGCGCCGACCTCGTGCTCGGGGTCCGCGCGAGAACCCCGTCGATGCCTCCGGCACGCCGCTTCGCGAATGCGTTCTCATCGGGCTGGACCACGTGGCTCGCCGGCCAGACGGTGACCGACAGCCAGTCCGGCTACCGGCTCTACACCGGCCGCCTGCTCCGGCGGACGCCGATCACGCCGGGACGCTACGAGGTGGAGACCGAGGTGGTGGTGCGCGCGTCTCGCCTCGGCTTCCGCTTCACCGAAGTGGTGATCCCGACCGTCTACGGCGACGCCGGCAGCCACATCCATCCGTTCCGCGACGTGCCGCGGATCGGCTCGGTCCTCGTGCGGCTCACGCTCGAGCGCCTGGCGCCGCCGCGCGTCATGCGCGAGGCACAGCGCGGAGAGCCCGCATGA